One segment of Phragmites australis chromosome 13, lpPhrAust1.1, whole genome shotgun sequence DNA contains the following:
- the LOC133889789 gene encoding pentatricopeptide repeat-containing protein At5g61800-like encodes MAAPPDPPPLNLPPPYNSLPRLLRHHRLPLRHLLAAHALAAVAGHLSLPDSRPHTLLLVSYSRLARPLPAALLLLFRSSLRLSVAPTRHSLPLAISAASSAGRRYLPLALCLHAVAVARNLLLFPHVANALVSLYARHALPDYARRVFDGMPAPDVVSYNALVHGYIRAGRLALAREVFEGMPVRDATSWGTVVAGCAKAGRLEEAVALFDKMTEEGFTPDDVALAAMLSCCAQLGALEKGREVHEYVKQSKPRPNVFLCTGLVHLYAKCGCVEAAIEVFEACPERNVFTWNALVVGLAMHGHGTVALEYFDRMLAEGIQPDGVTFLGVLIGCSHASLVGMARRVFCEMEGVHNVPRELKHYGCMADLLGRAGLIEEAMDMVRTMPMEGDTYVWGGILAGCRIHQNVEAAEVAARHLLELNPDDSGVYSAMAGIYADAGRWDDVAEIRKLMDERIHRRNVGCSSVMTDQKDGIC; translated from the coding sequence atggCGGCACCTCCCGACCCGCCACCGCTCAACCTCCCTCCGCCCTACAACTCCCTCCcccgcctcctccgccaccaccgcctccctctccgccacctcctcgccgcgcacgcgctcgccgccgtcgccggacACCTCTCCCTCCCCGACTCCCGTCCCCATACCCTCCTCCTCGTCTCCTACTCCCGCCTCGCGCGGCCCCTCCCCgccgctctcctcctcctcttccgctcCTCCCTCCGCCTCTCCGTCGCCCCAACCCGCCACTCCCTCCCACTCGCCATCTCCGCCGCATCCTCCGCGGGCCGCCGATACCTCCCGCTCGCCCTCTGCCTCCACGCCGTCGCGGTGGCACGCAACCTCCTCCTGTTCCCGCACGTCGCCAACGCTCTCGTGTCACTCTACGCCAGGCACGCGCTCCCAGACTACGCGCGCAGGGTGTTCGACGGGATGCCCGCGCCGGACGTCGTCTCCTACAACGCCCTGGTGCACGGGTACATCAGAGCCGGGCGGTTGGCGCTCGCGCGGGAGGTGTTCGAGGGGATGCCCGTTCGGGACGCCACGTCGTGGGGCACGGTCGTCGCTGGGTGCGCCAAGGCTGGGCGgctggaggaggcggtggctcTGTTCGACAAGATGACGGAGGAGGGGTTCACGCCCGACGACGTCGCGCTGGCCGCGATGCTTTCGTGCTGCGCACAGCTTGGCGCCCTGGAGAAAGGGCGGGAGGTGCACGAGTATGTCAAGCAGAGCAAGCCCCGGCCGAACGTGTTCTTGTGCACGGGGCTCGTTCATCTCTACGCCAAGTGCGGGTGCGTCGAGGCTGCGATTGAGGTGTTTGAGGCGTGCCCCGAGAGGAACGTGTTCACGTGGAACGCGCTCGTCGTCGGGCTGGCGATGCACGGTCATGGAACAGTGGCGCTAGAGTACTTCGACCGGATGCTGGCTGAGGGAATTCAGCCAGACGGGGTCACTTTTTTGGGAGTGCTGATTGGTTGCAGCCACGCCAGCCTTGTGGGCATGGCAAGGCGGGTCTTTTGCGAGATGGAGGGCGTGCACAATGTTCCCCGGGAGCTGAAGCACTACGGGTGCATGGCTGACCTGCTTGGTCGGGCTGGACTCATCGAGGAAGCCATGGACATGGTCAGGACAATGCCCATGGAAGGGGACACTTATGTGTGGGGAGGTATACTTGCTGGCTGTAGAATTCACCAGAATGTGGAGGCTGCGGAGGTTGCAGCCCGGCATCTGTTGGAACTGAACCCAGATGACAGTGGGGTGTACTCTGCCATGGCTGGGATCTATGCAGATGCAGGTAGATGGGACGATGTTGCCGAGATCAGGAAATTGATGGATGAAAGGATTCATAGGAGGAATGTTGGCTGCAGTTCAGTTATGACAGATCAAAAAGATGGTATATGCTGA